The DNA segment TTCCTGAAAATAGTGAAATTCAGTTGACACATCCGTTTAAGCTTTTACTCCTAGAACAAGAcattaagtttgaaaattttcagaATATCACATACCATTTATACTACTCTTTTCAGGACGTATTAAGAACATGTTTACTGAGGTACTTTATAACAAGATTTTAACACCATTACTCTAAGATGACATTTCCAATTTGAAGTACATTGGAATTGTCCCCTTGACTTATAGGCATCTCCTTGAAGTCCAAAGCTGCTGCTAAGCATTGGGACATAAGGACTTAAAGTTGAGTGGATCAAATCAAGTTCCATGAGTAGCACCGTCAATTGGATTAAGACAAATTGGCCAAGTTAAGATCATGAAGGCCATAAACCCAGACCACCAAGTAGCCAAATATAAATGCATTCTAAGTCTTTTTTATAAGCACATTTGATATCTCTGTTTTGGCTACAGCAACATCATAGGATACCCTTGCTTATATGAAATACACCGATAAATACTCATACCATCCCTCTTTACCACCTATTATTCACACAGAACTCCATACATCATTCGTAACGTAAACTTGGTTTCCCACAGATTCTAAAAGTCCACTTAAGTATTACTTTGAGATTTGTCACTAGAGTGGATCTCAATCATAACAAATCCAGGGAAAAGAAACAATCAGAGCAAACTGGGTTATGCAACATATAACTTCCACGAATAAAAGCACCTATTGTAAGTCAGGAACATGAGAAGCACCTAGGTGCAAACTGGCTACTTAAACACGAGTATTACGCATCACCTAATTAGGTCTCAAAGCAAGATGCCTTGTAAAGAGAGAAGCATTATACAGCAAGCAGAAAAAAGATGAAAGCAAGGTGGAAAAAAGGGAACCAAAACAATTTACCAATGTTACATGCTATGCCAGAAACGAACTTGAGAATATTAATGATTCTTATCCAATAACTATTAACATCATACGTTATATGAATAATTATTATCCTTATCAAATAAATATACATGCGTATTTATGATATACAAGATGCACCCATCTGTAAACTAGCTCAAAAAATTCTGCAAAGAGAATAGGTCAAGCAATATTACCCTGATGAGCCTGTACTTGGGTTCATATTTTTTTGCATTCTCAACAGAATCATAAATCAAACCAAAACCAGTTGATTTTCCACCTCCAAAGTGAGTCCGGAACTTGAAAACAAAGATTGAGTTTGGGTCTTTTACTTCATACATCCTTGAAAGCTTCTCCTTCAGCTCAGCCTTtgtataagataaaatgaaaacagTATATTAACCAAAGTGGCCACTAAGTtgcttttaaaatattaaaatttaaatacgtTTTCACACATTTACTGCAGACAAATGTCAAACCCGACAAACCAGGACATAAAACTATATGGTATAACATGTACAAGTTCTGAACGTGCTTGAATTCCAGAAAAATATCATACTATCGAAATTCCCATTATTTTGTTAACCacctaattatataaaaaaaaaatccactttaTAATGACAAAAACAATGGAGAAAGCAGATGTACTTGACTTGGGATTTACCTTGGAAACATTGGGTCTCCCTGGGTGAAGAACATCAATTACCTgccaaaaaaaaaccacaatatAAACAGGACTTTCAATTCCTACCCGGTTAAAAAAAGAgcacaaaaaaatatacaactttcAAATCTTGATCTCTTTAGTACAACAGACGAACAAGCTAACAAGGATCAATATAAGCCTCTCAACCTTGCCAATTATTCTTACGCAATCAATCTAAATTCTAGACTGACTTTCAAGCATGGGTAACTGGTGGATAACACTTCCTCGTTTCTTATAACCTCACAACAACAATAATTGAATATATAAGCCTCACTAATACTTCTCACAGTAAACCTTTGCAGCCGAGATAGCACTAGCGCTTTCTTTCCTTTACAAGCCTCTCTCTTAAATTTAGCATCCATAAGGACCCATTAAACACTATAACCACAAAAGCTAAGTTATGCACCGAAGTAAATAGGAAAGCAAGATCCATTCCGTTGTATGGCTACCGGGAAAACGAAGGTAAAGGTAATAGAAAGTGAAGTGGGAAACTCACGAATTGCTTTCTGGAGAGGAGTCTGTTGGTCATGAACTTCCTGGTTCTGATGGTCACTGCCTTGTCCGCCATGTTGGAAGTTGAAGATCGGCGAGCCGAGTACAGCACTGGGGCGAAGAAGGCACAAACACGGACAGTGCAATTGGGCAGCTCAgcggaagagagagagagagagactaggGTTTATATAGCGCTAGGGTTTCAAGTGATACGCTAAGAAAGGCGTTTTGGGCTGGGTTTCTATTATTGTAGTGGGCCTGCTGGACCCATTATAGGACAGGCTTGGGTAATCGCTTTGCAATATAgccttttttaaagaaattgttATTCATCtttattgtaattatttttaataataaaaactttaaatgacttataatttaaattattaatttataaaatcacttgagataaattaaattaaataatttatttataaattaaaatgatttagatatataatttattaaattttaaatttttaaaaattttaaattataaatgtgataaaaaaaattacatttctttTCAGTGTTTgtgataaatattaataatgagGTAATTATATTTGAGAAACTCCTTAATATTAATATCAGGAATATTAAAATCAAGGGGTtttttcagatgagatgagGCTGAGAATCGCCCATTACAGAATGAATCACCGCCTAGATTTCCTCAACCCCACCTCCTCGCTCTTTTCCGC comes from the Carya illinoinensis cultivar Pawnee chromosome 8, C.illinoinensisPawnee_v1, whole genome shotgun sequence genome and includes:
- the LOC122317917 gene encoding 40S ribosomal protein S24-1, with protein sequence MADKAVTIRTRKFMTNRLLSRKQFVIDVLHPGRPNVSKAELKEKLSRMYEVKDPNSIFVFKFRTHFGGGKSTGFGLIYDSVENAKKYEPKYRLIRNGLDTKVEKSRKQMKERKNRAKKIRGVKKTKASDAAKGGKKK